In Topomyia yanbarensis strain Yona2022 chromosome 2, ASM3024719v1, whole genome shotgun sequence, one DNA window encodes the following:
- the LOC131680085 gene encoding uncharacterized protein LOC131680085 has translation MLDEEQLIRVGGRLKNPPIPFDRKYPILLPKNHVFTELLFLDTHEDTLHCEPTHLLAAVHRRYWSIGGRNKARSVVHKCLTCFRNKPTFAQQAMADLLAVRVTPSRPFANIGVDFLGPVYIKPCRE, from the coding sequence ATGTTAGATGAGGAGCAGCTTATCAGGGTTGGCGGTCGACTTAAAAACCCTCCGATTCCTTTCGACCGAAAGTATCCCATCTTGCTACCGAAGAATCACGTGTTCACGGAACTTCTTTTCCTCGATACTCATGAAGATACATTGCATTGCGAACCGACGCATCTGCTAGCAGCTGTTCATCGTCGTTATTGGTCTATAGGTGGCCGCAACAAGGCTCGTTCAGTAGTTCACAAATGTCTCACGTGCTTCAGGAACAAACCAACGTTCGCACAGCAAGCAATGGCCGATCTTCTAGCAGTACGGGTCACTCCGTCCCGTCCATTTGCCAACATTGGTGTTGATTTTTTAGGGCCAGTCTACATCAAACCTTGTAGAGAGTAG